Genomic DNA from Corylus avellana chromosome ca4, CavTom2PMs-1.0:
ttggggAAGGACCCACGAACTATCGGGCGTTTTGAGAAAATcctcataaattttaaaaaatttcaattttattttacccctcaaactttcaatttgatgcaatttacccacTCCATCAATTTTTACTGTTAAAACTTTTGAGAAGACAAAATTAACctttgatttaaaataaattaaaaaaaaattaaaaagggtcACAAGGGAGGCTAGCTGTGGGTcaacttgtgatttttttttttgatatatatatatatatatatatatatatatatatataatttgaaattaagggtaaatttgaaattttataaaacaattaggggtataatggtcattgtatcacttttatCGTTTAAAAACTAATGGGagtttaaattgactgcaattgaaagttgatgagttcaaattgagagtttttgagcTTTTGGGGGGTTTTCTTTAAACACGCAGTAGTTCAAAGggtctaaaataaaatttcccgTTTCTTTTAAGTAGCCATTTTATATTCATATGCTATTTTACTATTATATGGGTTAAAAAAAGGTCGTTGTTACTACATTTCTTTTAATGTCTCTCATAATATTCTTatgtgatattattttttaaaaaccaagtgaaaaaaataagggccattttattttttacttttttagaaaataatattcacctaggACAATGAAGATAGTAGAAGAACACTTAGCATTAACCGGAGAGAAATAAGGaccactttattattatttttttttagaatattatataCACCTAAGATCACAAGAACACTAAGAGAGCACCTAATATTCCCCTCCGTAAAAACATCCTCTCCAAAATTTCAATTCCCCCTTTTACAGCCCAGGGGGAATATATGTTAATTGATGGTAGCAAATGGTAGGTGCAATTTTGGTTTGTTGCACACACATGGTGAGAGTCACCTTGCTGTATGATAGGCATCATGGCCCACGTGGGTCTCAAAGTTAGTGGGAAAAAATTGTCATGTAATGTGTTAGTGGAGAAGTTATTATCAATTAGCCTAGCCCATAATTCTAGTTCAAATATTTTCCAAGTAACCGGCATAGCTTCCTCTAGATGGGCCTTCTGCAGCCACTGCCACAATTGGTTAGCCTCACCTTCAAGATGGAAAGATGCCAACACCACCTTTTGATCAGGGGGTGTGCCATGATAGTCAAAGAATTGTACCTTCCGATTCAACCGTTCGTTGAGATCATCTccttttttttgaacaaattgagATTCTTATTCAATATCTGAAAGACCCAAAGGGTCATAAAAGGGCAATGGAAGCTTCCTTCCTTAATACCACAGATTTCATATGGAAGGGAATCCACCCAGGTAGTCTCAGTAACAAGATTGAGGGCCAACTTTGCCAGCTCGTGGGCTACACTGTTAGCCTCCCTCTTTGCATGTACAAACCGTGAATTACCCAAAGCTCCTAACCCCAACACAGCTCCATCCACTAAATGCCCATAGACGCGCGTACAGGGTTGCTTCGAATTAATCGCTGTGATAATCTGCTGAGCATCTCCTTCAAAAGTAATATCCATTAAACCAAGCTCTTTTGCAAAGATCGTTGCATGGAGGGCCGCTTGTGCTTCAACCGATACCGAGTCAAGCTTGCAGTCCATGGGTATGCTTCGAGCAGCCATAACATTCTCTTGAAATTATACCCAACCTAGTTTTGTTCTGGCCATTATCTAGGGCTGCGTCCCAGTTTATCTTGAATTCTTTAAGAGGGGGTGGTTTCCAGTTTAGTTGAGCCACCATTCTGTCTGGTTCATCTGTGACTCCGTCCCTAGCATTTGCTCTGCGGAAGTCTTCCAGAGAATCCGTAGCCTCCCGTAAAAGCGGGTTTGGGTGAAGGAAAACCCCATCATGAATCATGCTGTTTCTTCTCAACCTTAACCTCCTGGCTATTACCGCAAACAGCTCAAGTTCTGTTCTATCACAACATTTAGACATATCCTCAAAGTGTTGGAAAAAATTCTTTTGCTCACATTTCTTCTTCTGGAATTTGGCCACGCCACAACCCCATACGTCGTTAGCCGAGGGGCAGCTCTACAACAGATGTTCCAAGGTCTCTTCCTCCCGCTAACATACTGGGCACAGTTTTTCCTGACACACACCCTTCTTAAATAAATTGACCTTTGTGGGGAGTAGGTTGTTTAGAGCTCTCCACAGAAACAAATGAACAACCTTCGGTACTTGTAACTGCCAGCAAACCTTCCATACACTTGTACCTCTTCCCATGTTCGATCCGCCACTACGTAGGGAAGCAGCCATCTCAATTCCCAAATGGTATGCACTTTGAACAGTGAACTCCCCTGTCGTGGTGCATCTCCAAATTAGTCGATCCTTGGGTTGGAGAGGACTCGATGGTATATTGAGTATTACCTTGGCCTCTTCTTCTAAAAAAGTAGCTAATATTAAGTTACTGTTCCACCTCTTAGTTTCCTGATCAATTAAATCTTTAACTCTGGCCTTTTCATCAAAACCATTATTAGGCGACTGCACTGAGAAGGAAATTGGAGTTGGAAGCCAGCGACAGCCCCATATCTTGATGTCTTGCCCATCCCATACCCTCCATAACAACCCATTCTTTAATAATTCTTGAGATGCCATGAGGCTTCTCCAAGCATAAGAAGGCCTCGAACCCACTGTAGCTTCCAGAATAGAACTATGGGGAAAATACTTAGCCTTAAGGACTTGGGCAACCAAAGATTCTGGCTTTGTTAGAAGTCTCCACACCTGCTTGGCCAGCAATGCCTTATTAAACATAACCAAATCCCGAAAGCCCAGCCTTCCATTTGACTTAGCAACACCCATTCtatcccaactcatccaatggatttTTGAAGTATTCTCCTTATGGCCCCACCAGAATCGCTGCATCATTCCATTTATCTCTCTACATAACACCAATAGAAGCTGAAACACACTCATGCAATACGTGGGAATTGCCTGTACCACCGCCTTAAGGAGAACCTCCTTACCCGCCTGggataaaaaattatacttccAATTGTTTAAGCAGCTCCATACCTTGTCTTTGATAGACTTAAAGGACTAGTATTTGGACTTCCCCACAAGAGCTGTGAGCCccaaatatttatcaaagctATTGGTTGCTTGGAGGCCGGACAAGTGAATAATTTCATTCCTTCGTTTCAAACTGGTATTCCGGCTAAAGAAAATAGATGTTTTAGTTTTACTCAAACATTGACCCGACGCCGCTTCATATTTCTCCAAAATCTTAGTAATGCGTCTCCACTCAACCAGATTTGCCTTACAGAATAACAggctatcatctgcaaagaaaagatgGCTGAGACGAGGGCCATTCTTGGATGAAGGTACCCCAGTGATAACCCCCTTATTCTCCGCTTGAGTGAGTAAAGAACTGAGAGCCTCTGCACAAATCAAGAAAAGATAAGGGGAGAGCGGGTCACCCTGCTAAAGTCCCCTGGATGGATGAATATTCCCCACAGGGGTACCATTTATCAAGATGGAATATGAGATTGTACTTACACACCCCATAATCAGTCTTATCCTTTTTTTAGgaaactccattttttttaacacagcTTCCAAAAACACCCACTCCACCATGTTGTAAGCCTTACTCATATCCAATTTAATTCCCATAAATCCAGTCTTGCTCCACATTCTAGTATGCATGGTATGTAGCGTTTCATATGCCACAAGAATGTTATCTGTAATCAAATGGCCTGGTAAAAAAGCACTTTGGGTGGGAGAGATAATATAAGGAAGCACTAACTTCATACGGTTAGCTAGCACCTTTGAAATTAACTTATAAACCACATTACAAAGGCTAATGGGTATATAGTCAGCAACACAAATTGGGTGCATATttttaggaataagagctatATGAGTAACATTAATACTAGCATCCATAATTTCAGaattaagaaagtataaaattGCATTGCAAACCTCAATGCCAACCGTATCCCAGTGTTGTTGATAGAAGCCTGCCGAAAATCCGTCCGGACCTGGAGTTTTTTCAGGAAACATCTGAAATAGAGCACCGTGCACTTCCTCAGCCGTGAAAGCAGCCATCAACTTCGCACAAAGCTCATCAGGAATCTTTCCTTCAATATTTTTAACACATTCTAGTATACCATGAGGGCTGGCCATATGAAATAGAGCCTGATAGTAATCAAGAAAGGCTTTCTAAATCTCGTCCTGGGATGTACAAATGTGTCCCTCTTCGTCGTGTATTTGGGAAATCAAATTCCTGCTCCTACGTTGAGTGGCACATGCGTGGAAAAATTTGGTATTCTTATCCCCATTCTTCAACCAATTTTGTTTAGACCATTGCCTCCATTTTATATCTTCCTGCTCAATCAACCCATTCAATTCCTCTCTAAGAATTTTTTCCTGTTGTCTTTTAGTATCGTCAGCCTTGGTTTGAAGCCTTACTAGCTCCCTGGTTTTTTCCTTGATAAGCAATTCATTGGGTTGAACTTGTTTTCGGGCCCATTGCTTAACTTTGATAGTACAACTCTTTAGATTCCCATTTATAGCAGACCATGGGCTTTCCCCATTGTGATTTTTCCTCCAGGCTTGCTTTACCACGTCATTGAAGCCCTCCACCTTATACCAGCTAGTTTTAACACGGAagtttctccattttctccacTTGCATTCAATTTCAGTAGCATAAGAGACAAAGACCGGGTTATGATCCGAACTTCGTCTAGCCAACACCTCAACGTCCACTTTCTTGAAAACATGACACCACTCCGGATTAGCTACTGCCCTGTCAAGCCTTTCTTGGATAAAGTTTCTGCCATCCCTACCATTAGTCCATGTGAACTGAGGACCTTTAAAGCCCAAACAACAGAGAGTGCAATCCTCTAGTGTTTTTTTGGAACGCATCCATTTGCCAATGTGCTCTAGTAACTGTGCCTCGTTTTTCAGAATAGTacataatttcattaaaatccccAACGCAAAGCCAAGGCCTAGgatgaaaatgagaaagagcTCACAACAACTCCCAAGCTTCTTTACGTTTAGTCACATCCGGGTGTTCGTAGAATCCGGTAAACTTCCATGCCACCCTTTCTCGACCATGAAGCACCTCAGCATTAATATGTCGCctgctgaaattttttatttccacACGATCCTCAGCTTTCCAAAGTAAAATTAACCCACTGCTACGCCCCACACAATCCACCATAAACATATGGTCATACTCGAGTTTTGTTCGTAAAAAATCGATCCTTGCATGCATCATTTTGTTTTCCATGAGGAAAACCAAATTgggtttcttctccttcaccatGCGATGAAGGTCCCGAATTGctcgagggttcccaagccctcggcagttccagctCAAGAGACTCATTAAGCTTGGCGGGGCTGCCTAGCAGCCACTGCCTTGTCATTGCTCAAATGATGCTGAACTGCCCATCCAGACTTGAGCCTTTTCTGACCATTGGTTTGCTGCCTAGTCCCCAAGTCTTGTTGTACACCATGTCCATCAGCTCCACCGTTTCCTGCCTCAGCCCATATCCTCCTCTTCCCACCAGAAGTTGCACACGTCTCATTCCCCTTAACCAATGACCCCGAGGCTTTGTGACTCTTCAAGGCTATTGGCTTAGTATGTTTTTTATGTGGCTTCGAGGAGCCCTTCAAATCTTCCACATGTCCCATATTAAACATCTTGGCACTCAACCCCGAACCTCCAAGGATAGAAGGGTCTTTATCTTTGCTTATTAAATCCCAaaccattttttcctttatagcATCCCATTGACCGATATAAATACTGAAAGATTTTATAGTGTCTTTACTCCCAGTATTTCCTTCCTTAGTAGACTCCTTTAATTTCTCCCCCAGCTGGATTCCCTCCTTACCTTTCGTAATCCCTGCTTGACCATGATTCATTTGGAAAGATTCCAAGTTTTCCTCCATCTGTTTTTGGTCATTGATTTCCATTATGGGCGTTTCCATTCTTGGCGTACTCCAACTGTCACGTGAGTCAGAGTTCGTCTCTCCCTCCACCGCCGGAGTGATGGAGGTTACCGGACTACAATCCTCCCTTGTTCCAGCTACTCCATCACCGTTTATCCCCGTCCCCTGCCATGAAGTATGACTCGAAGTTGCACTTGAATACTCCTTCCGTCTACTCTGGGCGCAACCCCCTTTCCCACCAAACCTCCATTTAGGTGACGTCACACGCAACCATGGTCCATACTCGGTCGGTTGAGTACCACCGTTATGTCTCTTACCTCCCGGATTAGTGCATCCACTCCTCCCATGCCAGATTACACCACAATGAAAGTAGTACTTGGGAATTTTCTCATATTGAAACGGCACCCAAATCGACTTATTCTTCAGCTTCAATGTCCGTCCCCTAGATAGAGGTTTTGAGAGATCCAGAACAATCCTGACCCTCAAAAACTCTCCCCATCCCACACCATCTTCTGCCACATCTACATCCTCCACCAAACCCACAGTAGATCCAAGTCTTTGTCGAAATTCCCTCCCCATACAAGCAAGGGGAAGTTTGAACATCCTCACCCAGAAGGCTGCCTTGTCAAAATCCAAATCAAATGAAGATGACAGACCATCATATTCAACCAGGGAAAACTGAAACCCATCGAAAGTCCAAGGCCGGCCCTCTATGATTCTATCCATCTCCCACGAATGCTCAAAGTCTATGAGAAACATATTAGATCCCAACACTTTGAAGGTGACCCTCCCCTGTAAATGCCAAGCTCGAATCATATAAGCCTTCACAACCTCCTTGTTGAGCTCATCTCCTTGATAAGGTGGAAAGTCCATTTTGGCATAATGTGGCACCACTGCTTGTTGCCAGTTGCGCCTACTTGATGAAGACCTCTTGAAGGACCACCTTGCTCATATGTGCAATTTGGTTGACGTCCCATTGGTCCATGCTGAATTGAAAGAAGGGTTGAGATTTCATTCAAGGCTTCTTCAATTCTTTGCATGCGATCAACGGAGCTAGTTGCTCCTTCCTCTAAGCGTTGAATGCCTTCCTTAAAGTCATATACGTCTGCCTTAACGTCAAAGATTCAATTCTCTCACAATTAGTAGCCATACCCTTGtactttgataccaattgataggtCCAAACCTATCAATTGGTTATTATCAGTTATCATGTTATTAGTTATTGTATTTAAATAAAGGACTAAATCTGGAGAGATGATGATTTGGTGTAGAGTTCTAATTTTGTTATGGTTGAACTCCCACCTAAGTGAAGTATTATCTTGTTCTGACTGGGTCCCACTAGGATATCAGAACgtattatcttatttatttgtttgtgttgtgGTAAAACTCCTGCCAGAAGTGAAGATTTGTAACgtgtattatctttatattatattaaatattaattgtatttttattctctGCTTGGGGCCTATCACTGTATAGTCGCTATCAATATAGAAAATTTGGATTGTAACatttattacatttttaaaaatcttagaaattacaaatattgataatataaaatataaatatgaacAATGAGATTTCAAGAAATTAATTTACATAtccctaaagaaaaaaaaagaaaaaagaaaaaaaaaaatcatagtcCTTAAACAGGGAAATGAAAAGGAAGTTTGTTTGGTTACATGGATAAGGTAGAGGGAACTAGTTTAGGCAGGCAAGATTCGAACATGATCCAAGCAGGCTTTGCCATCAAGCTGGCTGCTTTGCTGCAGATGCAGGTAGTCCTTATACTTCATTCCAGTGTATGCAGGTGCATTGGTTTCACGGTGGACCAGCTCCGGTGCCGGGCTGACAACCGTTTCTAGCGATGGCCCAAAAGGTGTGACTATCGATATTCTTGTAGCTTTCTCATTCACAAATACCCGATGTACAACACTCTTGTACTTCCCGTTGCTCATAATCTTGCATCATAAAATGTTCCATTtagaaaattcaaagaaaaaatgctaataaattaatagaaagaCTTATCTTATCACCTTTATAATCAtacttttgaattttaaaaattgttaatttaaaattaatatcttttaaaagtttataatGTCAATCTTTCcgtcaaaatttaatattaaatcaAACGACTGATGAATGAAATatcaaaaatacccttaaaatgcttataaaattacaaaaatatcataatttcGACGAGAGAAttaacattgcaaatttttaaaaatagtaacCTTAAATTGATActatttaaagtttaagaatatAATTGTAAAAGTGAGGAAATATCAGTAATAAGcgaagtttttcctaaattgatatatatgcatgattTGGGACTAACCTCCATGTGATCGCCGACGTTAACGATGAATGCATTTGGAATGTAATTGACATTGACCCACTTGCTTTGATGCTGCACCTGAAGCCCAGAGATCCCATTTTGTATGAGGAGGGTCAACAGGCCGTGATCGGAATGCGGCGGCATCCCCATTGCTAGCTCCGGCTCCGGACAAGGCGGATACAAGTTTGCAATGAGGATTTGCAAACCCGATTCCAAATTCAAGGCGTTTTCTATGTAGGTGTCTCCCAATCCCAAGCTCATTGATATTCCTTTCAGCAACTCCTTAGATAATTCTCTGGTTCTTTTGCAGTACTCCAACGAAATCTCTCTGTTGTAATTTTTATAGTTGATACAATAGATTATTCTCCTCGATCTTGAATAACTAACAGTACATAAAGCTCAAACAAGTTCTATTTTCTGTTCCTgtataaatttcttataaattgggTTTCATCCAACCGAATATCTAAAAGTGCCTATGACCTATAGCACGTGCTATTAAAGAAGTGTTTAAGAAagacatgttattaaaaaaaattaatgttatatactatatttttattttataactattaAATAATACTAATACGATAATTTCAACCAACCTTTAGAccgttttatttttatttaaaaaaaaaaattaattcaaaagatTGGTTAGAATTATGATATCAGCATTCAaggataatattattttaatccAAACTATATTTATCACAATAAGAAGAAATTTTCCTtctatcttttaaaaaatttaagatgtTATCattataaaagttaaaaataatattttttaggggtaattatcttttgcCCCATAAACTATAGTATCTTGGCACTTTTTTCATGAACTACCAATTATGATACTTAACcccatcaaattaccattttataacaaaaagcCTCCTTTTGTCA
This window encodes:
- the LOC132178673 gene encoding 2-oxoglutarate-dependent dioxygenase 19-like; amino-acid sequence: MISIKALTESPGLTSIPPTYTFTRSPVDEPVSDDPEDSIPIVDFSLLTSGTPDQQSKTIDQLGKACQDWGFFMVINHGVPESLMKAMADACGEFFNLTEEEKREYGGKHVLDSIRCGTSFNTSVDKVLFWRDFLKIFVHPQFHSPSKPAAFREISLEYCKRTRELSKELLKGISMSLGLGDTYIENALNLESGLQILIANLYPPCPEPELAMGMPPHSDHGLLTLLIQNGISGLQVQHQSKWVNVNYIPNAFIVNVGDHMEIMSNGKYKSVVHRVFVNEKATRISIVTPFGPSLETVVSPAPELVHRETNAPAYTGMKYKDYLHLQQSSQLDGKACLDHVRILPA